The region TCAAGAGAAAGGAAATTCAACGCCTGATACGCTAACCTTAATAATAAATTGCAGGCATGTGATTTTTCCTGATTTTAGGATTTTCATAGAGCCTTCCTGAGACTTCTTAAAAGAAGCAAACCAGTCATTCGTAGTGTTCATTCgtaacagtggtctgctggccaagtGCTGGTTAAAAATCCCAAAGAACAGTCAAACTAACTGGTCCGGCTAGCAAGTTCAGTGTTGAAAGCATCCCCGTCTTATTTCAACTATGACTCATGTTCAATAATGTTCACCTCCTTGTCTCATGTTCAATAATGTTCACCTCCTTGTCTCAATCCCTGTCATCTTTTGAATTATTCAGTACATTGGGCAGAAAGTCATCAATGATCAGATGACCGATGCATGGCAGATGGTCAATTCACCGATAAAACCCAAGACTAATACGTACTCTTTCTATGTGACAACTGCTAGTCCTGTTCGCCCAGTGAGATATGAGATGTTTGGAGCAGACACCCTTTTGGGTTCTCACTATGATAAATACTACATTGACTACACATTCTTTGATGACAAGACAGCCTTCCCTGCATCTACATTTGACCCTCCAAAAGGTAAGTTTTTTGGtgagatgatcttcccgtcaagggaaatCAAACACTCCctcaaggggatataaacgccaaacaggcaacagccaatctgttttttgtgtgacattgttttactcatttcacaaaaactatggTACCTCTGCAAGTAATATTGTAAGGGAAGCTCAATGTAAAaatggtttttcaaaatgttgtgatAGTTCTTTAACTTCTCCATGTGTAGCTGGGGCGTGCACCGGTTTCCCTGGTCCCGGAGTAGAAAAACACATCGCGGTCAACCCTTATCGTGAACTAATCAACCCAGAACTTGGTGATCGTTATCACCAGATGTTTAACGAGTTCAAGACGAAACACGGCAAGGAATACACAGACGATGTCGAGCATGCTAAGAGAAAGTTTCATTTTGTGCAGAATGTCAGGTAAGGTGACTCGAGTTGTAGctgtttttattctttatttttgaCTAGGATGCTAACCCAAAAaattgcaggataccagtcattgGTGGTACACGATGGCACTTAGCAGCAGAATGACAAAAATAGAATACAAGTAGAATCTTAACTTATTTCGAACTGATGAGTGCCTTATGATATGAAAAAGTCTACCCAGAAGAGAGATATGCCAAAGTTTGATCAGCTCTCCTTAATTTGTATTTAAGCTCTACAGAAATGTATCGAGCACTGTGAACTGTGATAGAAGACGATTTCATTtgataatatataatatatatatttgattgACAGGTTCATCCATGGGGTGAATCGTCAGGGTCGAGGCTACACCCTAGGTGTCAATCACCTCACTGACCAATCAAATGATGAGCTTAGTATGATGAGAGGGCGTCTTACCTCCACTGGGTACAATGGAGGGGCACCATTCCCTCATGATCAATTTAAGGGTACTGATGCTCCAGCTAATCTAGATTGGCGTCTTAGGGGTGAGTTCAGGTTTATCACAACTTTTTAAAACCGCCCCTTTTAAATTTGAGATCTTTTTAATGCATGCAGCACTGGTGTATTTTTAACTGGGATTGTtcttttctgtaaaaaaaaaatgtatggtCGCCTTGCTAGTTAGTTTAGATTTCTTTTACATAGGTGGGGTTTGAGACGTCTGTCTTTTGAAAAGCTCAAGACATAACCTATGCCAGCAgggataggcctatgtaataagtAACTTGTAAttctctgttggcgggacagacgTATCCCAGTACTTAAGTTTGGGCAAGTCTGGCCTGGTGACCAATCTTCTTTCTTATCTGTTTCttctgtgtatttttaaaacttattgTGCGCTTCTGACAGTCTTTATGTGAGAGGCCTAATATAAATCgcaaatttttatttgtatctttCTCCTTTGTCCTTTATGACAGTTTTTAGCCTTTATCTAATACAGCATTCCATGTTTTGGAATGTAACAATGTATGATCCATCTTTTAAATCTTTTATGTCATGTATATCTTATTTTTCTACTTCTCTGTGATTATACTTTTACAttgctaattttatttttattatagtaTTTTGGGAATATTTCTTGAATCTGGCCCATTTTTGTTTACTGGATTGTCTTTGTAGTACTTAATGTTTGATTTTGCAAACATGTCATTTTTAGTATTACCCTGTGATACTACCGACcatgttgtgtgtttttaaacagaaataaataaataaagaaagaaatacaaatgATGACTTGTTGCAATGCACCGTTGCAGGAGCTGTTTCCCAAGTGAAGGACCAAGCTATCTGTGGGTCATGTTGGAGCTTTGGGTCAACTGAGGTCATCGAAGGGGCATACTTTGTGAAGGTTAGAATACAATTgtttcaataagccatttgggTTTGTTTTGGGGGTGCTCCAAGGCTGTTTTTCAGCTAGGGGTatgaatgggtacctgcgaggatATTGTGTATGGAGAAGCGTTTTGAGCGCCATGGCAGCCCGGGCTGTTAACTccgcagggagctgagaaagatctttttaatttaaatctatCTTTTTAATAGCACTAGCTGAGGTATTTTTTAATGGAATTGTTCTGTTATGTATgttgtttgtctttcttttaTGGTCGTCTTTCCAATCAAAAcaagtaatagtaataatttaagatttattggcccaatgaccagggcactaatgtaaagctcATTAATATGAAAAATGTCCTATATTAGAACTAGTTATTATggttaattaaattaatttattttgattggttgtgTTACCGTTCCACATTCACTGTGCTTTTTTATGTACTTttatttgttgaggtcaaataaataataatcctAATTTATCTCTCCACAGAACAATAAGATGGTGCGTTTCTCGCAGCAGAATTTGATGGATTGTTCCTGGGGTTTTGGGAACAATGGATGCGATGGTGGTGAGGAATGGAGGTCTTATTCATGGATCATGAAGAATAAAGGTCTTATGTCCGAAAAGGACTATGGTGCTTACTTAGGACaggtaggtcaaaggtcatatcaGTAGGATTAGGAACTTTGCATGATGTGattataattaggtgaggtttgcagtagctgTTATTActgttgttttatgtttttgaaaTCGATGTGATTGCCCTCCCCTCTTCTACAGAATGGTATCTGCCACTACAATGCCTCCAAAGCTGCTGTGAAGATTTCCAGCTATGTGAATGTAACCAGTGGTGTCTTAAAGGATCTTAAGACAGCACTGGTGAATATTGGACCAGTAGCTGTCGGCATCGATGCCCATCTGAAGACGTTTTCATTCTATGCCTCTGGTGTTTTCTATGATGAGAATTGCGGTTAGTAACTTAATTTTCTTTGAACATTTGCCGTCTTGTTTATACTCAGTCTTTTGTGTATATCTTCTTTAAAAGTCTTTGCGATtgtgcagtgtttttttatgtgtaatataatatttgtttctttttgattAAATTTATTGTAAAGCACTTCAATCCTTTGGAGAGGTGCCAAGTAAATGTTGAAtactaatatttataataataatacgaaaTATAAGCATCAactgtatttgtttgtgttttctaaTTGCAGGCAACAAGGCGGAAGATCTTGACCATGCTGTGCTGGCCGTCGGTTACGGCACAATGAAAGTAGGCAACGCAACCCAAGATTATTGGATCATCAAGAACTCTTGGTCTACGTACTGGGGAAATAACGGCTACGTTCTCATCAGCCAAAAGGACAACAACTGCGGTGTAGCTACTGGCGCTACGTATGTTGAGCTTGCGTAGTGAGTTGATTTTTTTCCAGCCCAGTCTCAACTTTATATAAATGCCAACAAAACCATGACGTGTTATCAGAAATTCATGTTGAGGGCAGGGttaaacttttggtaattgtcaaagactagtattcttaCATTGGCTCTAgtaatgcaaaggtcgtgggtttgaatcccgcctGGGTAATTtacctgtggatttgtttttcacagaactctggaaagtacgaAGTAAACAGTACCTTATACATATGGTGTAAGGGTACAAATGTATCATAACACTTAttgtatcccagcatatgcatGAAATGTATCATAACACTTAttgtatcccagcatatgcatgaaataacaaacttgtgaaaacttgagcccaattggtcattgaaattgcaagaaaataatgagagaaaaaacacccttgttgcatagaattgtgtgcttttcagaagCACAAGATCTGAagccatttttaaaattattttggggtGATCAAATaccctctttctctaaaactacattgcGTCAAAGTgggtcatttctcacaatgttttgtaatatcaaGCTCTCCAGTTAACTTTTAATTACCagaagtataccctgccttttgaactgttaaatttgtttaaacatttgtgtttctataaaaaaaacttgggtTGTGGATGATCAGAGATATCGGGCTTAGAAAAAACATTAAGGATAAAAGTAGGGGGCTTATATAATCTACACAAGTTACCTCATGGTGAATTCATTGATTCTTTATTTTaaccttaaaatatttttccatgatacaaaaaagtacacattACGCATTTGGTGTTCATggaatcaaagaaaaacacattatATAGGGAATGAATATTTCAAGTTTATTTGTCAAGTATATTTGACATCAAATCACAACCTTTATACTTCTATGCAtatttcccatttt is a window of Asterias rubens chromosome 21, eAstRub1.3, whole genome shotgun sequence DNA encoding:
- the LOC117304353 gene encoding digestive cysteine proteinase 1-like, which translates into the protein MYLQILALMTIAFAGCHGNPTATPKLPTFGDVYHARGQVKLPYAELDEPFEMFFNGPKNMGRIDFYNGVDKVFSRGDQKPYGITYKITPSVSGEGTDVNPASCFQVNGTKDNTVMPQSVLPDLKGFKYIGQKVINDQMTDAWQMVNSPIKPKTNTYSFYVTTASPVRPVRYEMFGADTLLGSHYDKYYIDYTFFDDKTAFPASTFDPPKAGACTGFPGPGVEKHIAVNPYRELINPELGDRYHQMFNEFKTKHGKEYTDDVEHAKRKFHFVQNVRFIHGVNRQGRGYTLGVNHLTDQSNDELSMMRGRLTSTGYNGGAPFPHDQFKGTDAPANLDWRLRGAVSQVKDQAICGSCWSFGSTEVIEGAYFVKNNKMVRFSQQNLMDCSWGFGNNGCDGGEEWRSYSWIMKNKGLMSEKDYGAYLGQNGICHYNASKAAVKISSYVNVTSGVLKDLKTALVNIGPVAVGIDAHLKTFSFYASGVFYDENCGNKAEDLDHAVLAVGYGTMKVGNATQDYWIIKNSWSTYWGNNGYVLISQKDNNCGVATGATYVELA